A genomic region of Arachis stenosperma cultivar V10309 chromosome 9, arast.V10309.gnm1.PFL2, whole genome shotgun sequence contains the following coding sequences:
- the LOC130950261 gene encoding serine/threonine-protein phosphatase 7 long form homolog, whose product MIFGLPTDGLPVSGFTDSSSSSLENEFMIQFATVPTAADHKGSGVKLAWLRTLKQRMQLDTVLGRQMYVKIHILLLFGTNLFCDKSGMTVHSKYLPLLRNFAEIKNFSWGSTCLARLYRTLCQASHYNCKDVDGPLALLYVWAWERLPFLAPVQSQPSFPLVCSWIAWCSQFHGYKKWTIAHIRQLIDDIPVDGFI is encoded by the exons ATGATTTTTGGACTCCCCACGGATGGTTTACCAGTGTCAGGATTTACagatagtagtagtagtagccTCGAAAATGAATTCATGATTCAATTTGCGACAGTACCTACTGCAGCTGATCACAAAGGAAGTGGTGTCAAACTTGCATGGCTCCGCACCCTAAAGCAACGCATGCAGTTAGATACCGTCCTGGGCAGACAAATGTACGTAAAGATTCATATATTATTGTTGTTCGGCACAAatttattttgtgacaaatCTGGAATGACAGTTCACTCGAAGTATTTGCCTCTGCTCCGTAATTTTGCTGAGATTAAGAACTTTAGTTGGGGTTCCACTTGCCTGGCACGTTTGTATAGGACATTATGTCAGGCATCACATTATAATTGTAAAGATGTGGATGGTCCATTGGCGCTGCTTTATGTATGGGCTTGGGAACGGTTACCGTTCCTAGCACCTGTGCAATCGCAACCAAGCTTTCCGCTTGTGTGCAG CTGGATTGCTTGGTGCTCGCAATTTCATGGCTACAAAAAGTGGACCATCGCGCATATTAGGCAGTTAATAGATGATATTCCTGTAGATGGg TTTATATGA
- the LOC130950262 gene encoding uncharacterized protein LOC130950262, whose translation MADTRKQGGDEETGNLIQLEEEDIRGGVSSWINSLIGKLFADKQFSVGTMEGALKAIWGRLEGLRVTDIGGNNFQFFFDREWDVIRIEQGAPWLFKEYALYVQQWKEGVRMEDQLIKTLPIWTQLWGVP comes from the coding sequence ATGGCTGACACAAGGAAACAAGGAGGTGATGAGGAGACTGGTAACCTGATCCAATTGGAAGAGGAGGACATAAGGGGCGGTGTTAGCTCTTGGATAAATAGCTTGATCGGAAAGCTGTTCGCGGATAAACAGTTTTCAGTAGGAACAATGGAAGGGGCATTGAAAGCAATTTGGGGACGTCTGGAGGGACTTAGGGTCACCGACATTGGAGGAAATAATTTTCAATTCTTCTTTGACAGGGAATGGGATGTGATAAGGATTGAACAGGGTGCACCATGGTTATTCAAGGAGTATGCTTTGTATGTCCAACAATGGAAAGAAGGAGTGCGTATGGAAGATCAATTAATCAAAACTCTGCCTATATGGACACAGTTATGGGGAGTGCCATAG
- the LOC130948333 gene encoding uncharacterized protein LOC130948333 isoform X1: MASCGYVRWEEVWVSREKGRREVHYVLRRRDGSSDLALVGKEKSLRHMFYHYALPTQKKLLASMGSSVSFSKLKSRKEVVDWLDSLFSDSSAENSARAADAETLKDNQLGKLGHGTKEFLWLGSPWTCKKRRNHYQSFKRNGFKISVYDFVYVLAEEGKRLVAYLEDMYEDSRGNRMVVVRWFHKIDEVGIDLPHDFCEREVFFSLYLQDLSIECIDGLASVVTPQHYEKLQSVARYTRWEPFICRKQFDNDDVKPFDVSQLKGYWKQDIIRFMCAPSESRSHGSSGLSDNSQGNSDPAAESRPKKRRRLTKVGSKEVADLAAVKLDLSNSKSNTKIGTGKTSLKNVSDDYLVVGSQVEVLSQDSGMRGCWFRASIVKMHKNKVKVQYQDIQDAVDETKKLEEWVLASKISAHDDLRLRKYGRNKIRPVPPPHRFEKSTGVDVGSIVDVWWHDGWWEGIVVKIVSEAKYRVYFPGEKLVSMFDLDNLRQSQEWIGNEWVKMRGRPDLVDSVLSTLKAKQGPCKSSELSTEDVIQSKEADACLDSEGDKSKKPELFPDLLKDGILSQLRWSSRKRRRSNGTSLGSDKDRRKSPNSVESDASDSFVIPGFVNAEHDDFTYGGDPSVFNSSVVPSLTNLVMCR, encoded by the exons ATGGCGTCGTGTGGGTACGTGAGGTGGGAGGAAGTTTGGGTGTCGAGGGAGAAGGGAAGGAGGGAGGTGCATTACGTTCTGAGGAGAAGGGATGGGAGCTCAGATCTGGCACTTGTTGGTAAAGAGAAGAGCTTGAGGCACATGTTTTATCACTATGCGCTTCCCACCCAGAAGAAGCTTCTTGCTTCCATGGGGTCTTCTGTGTCTTTCTCCAAGCTCAAATCTCGCAAGGAAGTCGTTGATTGGTTGGATTCCCTATTCTCTG ATTCCTCCGCAGAGAATTCAGCTCGTGCAGCTGATGCTGAAACCTTGAAG GATAATCAATTGGGGAAGCTGGGACATGGTACAAAAGAATTCTTATGGTTAGGGTCTCCTTGGACTTGcaagaaaagaagaaatcaCTATCAGTCATTTAAGCGAAACGGTTTTAAGATATCT GTTTATGATTTTGTATATGTTTTAGCAGAAGAAGGCAAACGTCTGGTTGCCTACTTGGAAGACATGTATGAGGATTCCAGAGGCAACAGGATGGTTGTGGTACGATGGTTTCACAAAATTGATGAGGTTGGTATCGATTTGCCTCATGATTTTTGTGAGAGAGAggttttcttttctctttatctTCAAGATCTAAGTATTGAATGCATAGATGGATTGGCTTCTGTCGTTACTCCACAACATTACGAAAAGCTTCAGAGTGTTGCGAGATATACTCGCTGGGAGCCATTCATATGCAGAAAACAATTTGATAATGATGATGTCAAACCCTTCGATGTATCCCAGCTTAAGGGTTACTGGAAACAAGATATAATCAGATTCATGTGTGCGCCTTCTGAATCAAGGTCTCATGGGAGTTCTGGTCTGTCTGACAATAGCCAAGGAAACTCCGATCCAGCTGCTGAGAGTAGACCTAAGAAGAGGCGGCGCCTGACAAAAGTTGGTAGCAAAGAAGTGGCTGATTTGGCTGCTGTTAAACTAGATTTGAGTAATTCTAAATCCAATACCAAAATTGGAACTGGGAAAACTTCGTTGAAGAATGTTTCTGATGACTATTTAGTTGTAGGTTCCCAAGTTGAGGTTCTCTCACAGGACAGTGGAATGAGAGGCTGTTGGTTCAGAGCCTCTATTGTTAAGATGCATAAAAATAAAGTGAAGGTTCAATATCAAGACATTCAGGATGCCGTTGATGAAACCAAGAAGCTTGAG GAATGGGTTTTGGCTTCCAAAATCTCAGCTCATGATGATCTGAGGCTACGGAAGTATGGAAGGAATAAGATTCGGCCCGTCCCACCACCTCATAGATTTGAAAAATCCACGGGGGTTGATGTTGGTTCCATTGTTGATGTTTGGTGGCATGACGGTTGGTGGGAAGGCATTGTTGTTAAAATAGTGTCTGAAGCTAAATATCGTGTTTATTTCCCAG GGGAGAAGTTGGTGTCAATGTTTGACCTTGATAACCTACGACAGTCTCAAGAATGGATAGGGAATGAGTGGGTGAAGATGAGGGGAAGGCCTGACCTTGTGGATTCTGTATTGTCAACCTTAAAGGCAAAACAAGGTCCCTGCAAATCAAGTGAATTATCCACAGAAGATGTCATACAATCAAAGGAGGCTGATGCATGCTTGGATTCTGAAGGGGATAAAAGTAAGAAGCCTGAGTTGTTTCCAGACCTCTTGAAAGATGGTATACTATCTCAATTACGGTGGTCATCTAGGAAGAGGAGACGTAGTAATGGCACCTCTTTGGGAAGTGATAAAGATAGGAGAAAGTCCCCAAACTCTGTGGAATCTGATGCTTCTGACAGTTTTGTGATTCCAGGATTTGTGAATGCTGAACATGACGACTTCACATATGGAGGGGATCCTTCTGTTTTCAACTCTTCGGTTGTCCCTTCCTTAACCAACTTAGTTATGTGTAGGTAA
- the LOC130948333 gene encoding uncharacterized protein LOC130948333 isoform X2 produces MLIFIFLIYFNFSDSSAENSARAADAETLKDNQLGKLGHGTKEFLWLGSPWTCKKRRNHYQSFKRNGFKISVYDFVYVLAEEGKRLVAYLEDMYEDSRGNRMVVVRWFHKIDEVGIDLPHDFCEREVFFSLYLQDLSIECIDGLASVVTPQHYEKLQSVARYTRWEPFICRKQFDNDDVKPFDVSQLKGYWKQDIIRFMCAPSESRSHGSSGLSDNSQGNSDPAAESRPKKRRRLTKVGSKEVADLAAVKLDLSNSKSNTKIGTGKTSLKNVSDDYLVVGSQVEVLSQDSGMRGCWFRASIVKMHKNKVKVQYQDIQDAVDETKKLEEWVLASKISAHDDLRLRKYGRNKIRPVPPPHRFEKSTGVDVGSIVDVWWHDGWWEGIVVKIVSEAKYRVYFPGEKLVSMFDLDNLRQSQEWIGNEWVKMRGRPDLVDSVLSTLKAKQGPCKSSELSTEDVIQSKEADACLDSEGDKSKKPELFPDLLKDGILSQLRWSSRKRRRSNGTSLGSDKDRRKSPNSVESDASDSFVIPGFVNAEHDDFTYGGDPSVFNSSVVPSLTNLVMCR; encoded by the exons atgctaatttttatttttttaatttattttaacttttCAGATTCCTCCGCAGAGAATTCAGCTCGTGCAGCTGATGCTGAAACCTTGAAG GATAATCAATTGGGGAAGCTGGGACATGGTACAAAAGAATTCTTATGGTTAGGGTCTCCTTGGACTTGcaagaaaagaagaaatcaCTATCAGTCATTTAAGCGAAACGGTTTTAAGATATCT GTTTATGATTTTGTATATGTTTTAGCAGAAGAAGGCAAACGTCTGGTTGCCTACTTGGAAGACATGTATGAGGATTCCAGAGGCAACAGGATGGTTGTGGTACGATGGTTTCACAAAATTGATGAGGTTGGTATCGATTTGCCTCATGATTTTTGTGAGAGAGAggttttcttttctctttatctTCAAGATCTAAGTATTGAATGCATAGATGGATTGGCTTCTGTCGTTACTCCACAACATTACGAAAAGCTTCAGAGTGTTGCGAGATATACTCGCTGGGAGCCATTCATATGCAGAAAACAATTTGATAATGATGATGTCAAACCCTTCGATGTATCCCAGCTTAAGGGTTACTGGAAACAAGATATAATCAGATTCATGTGTGCGCCTTCTGAATCAAGGTCTCATGGGAGTTCTGGTCTGTCTGACAATAGCCAAGGAAACTCCGATCCAGCTGCTGAGAGTAGACCTAAGAAGAGGCGGCGCCTGACAAAAGTTGGTAGCAAAGAAGTGGCTGATTTGGCTGCTGTTAAACTAGATTTGAGTAATTCTAAATCCAATACCAAAATTGGAACTGGGAAAACTTCGTTGAAGAATGTTTCTGATGACTATTTAGTTGTAGGTTCCCAAGTTGAGGTTCTCTCACAGGACAGTGGAATGAGAGGCTGTTGGTTCAGAGCCTCTATTGTTAAGATGCATAAAAATAAAGTGAAGGTTCAATATCAAGACATTCAGGATGCCGTTGATGAAACCAAGAAGCTTGAG GAATGGGTTTTGGCTTCCAAAATCTCAGCTCATGATGATCTGAGGCTACGGAAGTATGGAAGGAATAAGATTCGGCCCGTCCCACCACCTCATAGATTTGAAAAATCCACGGGGGTTGATGTTGGTTCCATTGTTGATGTTTGGTGGCATGACGGTTGGTGGGAAGGCATTGTTGTTAAAATAGTGTCTGAAGCTAAATATCGTGTTTATTTCCCAG GGGAGAAGTTGGTGTCAATGTTTGACCTTGATAACCTACGACAGTCTCAAGAATGGATAGGGAATGAGTGGGTGAAGATGAGGGGAAGGCCTGACCTTGTGGATTCTGTATTGTCAACCTTAAAGGCAAAACAAGGTCCCTGCAAATCAAGTGAATTATCCACAGAAGATGTCATACAATCAAAGGAGGCTGATGCATGCTTGGATTCTGAAGGGGATAAAAGTAAGAAGCCTGAGTTGTTTCCAGACCTCTTGAAAGATGGTATACTATCTCAATTACGGTGGTCATCTAGGAAGAGGAGACGTAGTAATGGCACCTCTTTGGGAAGTGATAAAGATAGGAGAAAGTCCCCAAACTCTGTGGAATCTGATGCTTCTGACAGTTTTGTGATTCCAGGATTTGTGAATGCTGAACATGACGACTTCACATATGGAGGGGATCCTTCTGTTTTCAACTCTTCGGTTGTCCCTTCCTTAACCAACTTAGTTATGTGTAGGTAA